A portion of the Anser cygnoides isolate HZ-2024a breed goose chromosome 25, Taihu_goose_T2T_genome, whole genome shotgun sequence genome contains these proteins:
- the PKP1 gene encoding plakophilin-1 isoform X2: MNFLYNGTLKRDVENRRYSSYSQMEGWGSKHYSKAVCSPTRAGSDYCFVQNIKSSRSEPDLYCEPPRGTLRKSQVGGRAEHKATLNRQSIYSSCSTQQGTTRTSKKMPARALSCPSSNKPDVVYAQPVMSGKQEVVYGQTHSSSRICGDEIDGGTMTIQKAIQLLCSSDDKYQAMGAYYLQHTCFQDESAKQEVYRLGGIAKLVELLRSTNQNVQRAAAGALRNLVFRNPTNKIETRRQNGIRECVSLLRRTGNTEIQKQLTGLLWNLSSTDELKEELIQEALPVLTDCVIIPFSGWSDGGCNRTREIIDPEVFFNATGCLRNLSSADMGRQTMRNYPGLIDSVMTYAQNCVASNRPDDKSVENCICILHNLSYRLDAEVPNKYTQLNHMARSVYMDKTLTGCFNSRSGKMENDEYGVPLPEEDFKPKGPSWLYHSDAIRTYLSLMDQSKKDATLEACAGALQNLTASRGLMSNAMSQLIGVKEKGLPRIARLLQSNSSEVVRSGASLLSNMSRHPILHKTMAHQVLPDVSRLLSFQSGNTNSYGEIMTSACYTLRNLIMSNPHLGKCYLTSNMLNNVVSLCRNGSCPKAAEAARLLLTDLWSNRELQSVLKQQGFDKNMMGSLAGTTFRTLSSRF, translated from the exons ATGAATTTT CTGTACAATGGGACCCTGAAGCGGGACGTGGAGAACCGGCGCTACAGCTCGTACAGCCAGAtggagggctggggcagcaaGCACTACAGCAAGGCTGTCTGCAGCCCCACCAGGGCCGGCAGCGATTACTGCTTTGTGCAGAACATCAAGAGCAGCCGGAGTGAGCCCGACCTCTACTGCGAACCGCCCCGGGGCACGCTGAGGAAGAGTCAGGTGGGGGGCCGGGCAGAACACAAGGCAACCTTGAACCGCCAGAGCATCTACAGCAGCTGTAGCACTCAGCAAGGAACTACCAGGACAAGTAAAAAAATGCCAGCGCGGGCCCTCTCCTGCCCCTCCAGCAACAAGCCCGATGTGGTCTATGCCCAGCCCGTGATGAGCGGCAAGCAGGAGGTGGTTTATGGACAGACTCATTCCAGCTCCAG AATATGTGGTGACGAGATAGACGGCGGTACAATGACCATCCAGAAAGCCATACAACTTCTGTGCTCCTCCGATGACAAATACCAGGCCATGGGTGCTTATTACCTCCAGCACACCTGCTTCCAGGATGAGTCTGCCAAGCAAGAG GTCTATCGGCTCGGGGGAATCGCCAAGCTCGTCGAACTGCTCCGCAGCACGAACCAGAACGTACAGCGGGCAGCGGCAGGAGCCCTCCGAAATTTGGTCTTCAGGAATCCGACCAACAAGATAGAAACCCGGCGGCAGAATGGGATAAGGGAGTGTGTGAGCCTCCTACGGAGGACAGGGaacactgaaattcagaagCAGCTGACAG GACTGCTCTGGAACCTCTCCTCCACCGATGAATTAAAGGAAGAGTTGATACAGGAGGCCCTCCCCGTCCTGACAGACTGTGTTATCATCCCTTTCTCTGGCTGGTCTGATGGCGGCTGCAACAGGACAAGAGAAATTATTGACCCAGAAGTTTTCTTCAATGCCACAGGGTGTTTGAG AAACCTGAGTTCTGCAGACATGGGGCGCCAGACCATGAGGAATTACCCTGGCTTGATCGATTCTGTCATGACTTATGCCCAGAACTGCGTGGCTTCTAACCGACCTGATGACAAG TCTGTGGAGAATTGCATCTGCATCCTGCACAACCTCTCCTACCGCCTGGATGCCGAAGTTCCCAACAAATACACCCAGCTCAACCACATGGCCCGGAGCGTTTACATGGACAAAACTCTCACAGGCTGCTTCAACAGCAGGAGTGGTAAAATGGAG AACGATGAGTATGGTGTCCCCCTTCCTGAGGAGGATTTTAAACCCAAAGGGCCCAGCTGGCTCTACCACTCCGATGCCATCCGCACCTACCTGTCCCTAATGGATCAGAGCAAGAAGGATGCCACCCTGGAGGCTTGTGCTGGAGCCCTGCAGAACCTCACTGCGAGCCGGGGGCTG ATGTCCAACGCAATGAGCCAACTGATTGGTGTGAAGGAAAAAGGGTTGCCTCGCATAGCACGGCTCCTGCAGTCCAACAGCTCTGAAGTTGTCCGGTCTGGGGCTTCTTTGCTGAGCAATATGTCCCGACATCCTATTCTCCACAAAACCATGG CTCACCAGGTGCTCCCAGATGTATCACGTCTCCTGTCATTCCAGTCTGGAAATACCAACAGCTATGGCGAGATCATGACATCAGCTTGTTACACTCTGAGGAACCTCATCATGTCCAACCCACACCTGGGAAAGTGTTACCTGACAAGCAACATGCTAAATAATGTAGTAAGCCTGTGCCGAAATGG CTCCTGTCCGAAAGCGGCTGAAGCTGCTCGCCTCCTCCTGACAGATCTTTGGTCGAACAGGGAGCTGCAGAGTGTGCTGAAGCAG CAAGGATTTGATAAGAACATGATGGGATCTTTAGCTGGAACAACCTTCAGGACTCTCTCCTCCAGATTTTAG